A DNA window from Bradyrhizobium barranii subsp. barranii contains the following coding sequences:
- a CDS encoding alpha/beta fold hydrolase, with protein MPFLSHGSYRIRYELDGPANAPAYVLVNGLTQYSELWGAYRDTLIARRFRVATFDLLGQGASDKPALFIDQDDHIAVLHRLIGELGDSPVFLSGISFGGLIALRYAIEHGARLSGLVPMSCFAELSPQLLLIGNALRTGLILGGTGYLQDLLLPMNLSDQWLKPLLDKLDSVKRQGWLVNDVYALQNLMESFLDFKPLTPQLSSISVPTMILNGEFDFLTPRALHETLRVEIPDSALVIIPRAYHAFTLEKAALTADLLARFAEDVMAGRWQGNKQVLIAPEDAGGDFSPFPAGYDHLRAIPVLRPAT; from the coding sequence ATGCCCTTCCTCAGTCATGGCTCATATCGTATCCGCTATGAGCTCGACGGACCGGCGAATGCGCCTGCCTATGTGCTGGTCAACGGTCTGACGCAGTATTCCGAGCTTTGGGGCGCGTATCGCGACACGCTGATCGCACGGCGGTTCCGGGTCGCTACCTTCGACCTGCTCGGCCAGGGCGCCTCCGACAAGCCCGCGCTGTTCATCGATCAGGACGACCACATCGCCGTGCTGCATCGCCTGATCGGCGAACTTGGCGACAGTCCGGTCTTCCTCAGTGGCATCAGTTTCGGTGGCTTGATCGCGCTGCGCTATGCCATCGAGCATGGCGCGCGGCTGTCGGGCCTTGTGCCGATGAGTTGCTTTGCCGAGCTTTCGCCACAACTGCTTCTGATCGGCAACGCCTTGCGCACCGGCCTCATCCTGGGCGGCACCGGCTACCTCCAGGATCTGCTGCTGCCGATGAACCTGTCCGACCAGTGGCTGAAGCCGCTGCTGGACAAGCTCGACAGCGTGAAGCGGCAGGGCTGGCTGGTCAACGACGTGTACGCCCTTCAGAACCTGATGGAGTCTTTCCTCGACTTCAAGCCGCTGACGCCGCAGCTCTCCTCAATATCCGTCCCGACCATGATCCTGAACGGTGAGTTCGACTTCCTCACGCCGCGGGCGTTGCACGAGACGTTGCGTGTGGAAATTCCCGACAGTGCGCTCGTCATCATCCCGAGGGCCTATCACGCCTTCACACTCGAAAAGGCCGCACTAACAGCCGACCTGTTGGCGCGCTTCGCCGAGGACGTGATGGCCGGCCGCTGGCAGGGCAACAAGCAGGTCTTGATCGCGCCGGAAGATGCCGGCGGAGACTTTTCCCCGTTTCCCGCCGGCTATGACCATCTGCGCGCGATCCCGGTCCTGAGGCCAGCGACATGA
- a CDS encoding acetate/propionate family kinase has product MDTILVVNAGSSSVKFQVYAIEGDGALRRQIKGQMDGIGSRPRLRASGPSGDPMADRAYPIEAVPDVPAAMAVAGDWLRDELRVTPIAVGHRVVHGGPDYSRPVLIDHGVVARLERFVTLAPLHQPHNLAPIRSLLANFPTLPQVACFDTAFHRTHDAVADHYAIPHQLHAEGVRRYGFHGLSYEYIARTLPGVAPDIAKRRVIVAHLGSGASMCALKDGRSVESTMGFTALDGLPMGTRPGQIDPGVVIYLISEKGMSASNVQNFLYRDCGLKGLSGVSNDMRELEASADPKAKLAVDYFVYRIGLSAGMLAAALQGLDAFVFTAGIGENSANIRARVVEQLGWLGVTLDPVENARNSRLISRSDSRIPVYVVPTDEELMIAQHTLSLLMNGQSTNPRPERVS; this is encoded by the coding sequence ATGGATACGATCCTCGTCGTCAATGCCGGCTCGTCCAGTGTGAAGTTTCAGGTCTATGCGATCGAAGGCGACGGTGCGCTTCGTCGTCAGATCAAGGGACAGATGGACGGTATCGGCAGCCGACCGCGGCTGCGGGCAAGTGGCCCGAGCGGCGATCCGATGGCCGATCGGGCCTATCCGATCGAGGCTGTGCCTGATGTTCCGGCGGCGATGGCCGTTGCCGGCGACTGGCTGCGCGACGAACTTCGCGTCACGCCGATCGCGGTCGGTCACCGGGTCGTGCATGGTGGGCCGGACTATTCGCGGCCGGTACTGATCGACCACGGCGTCGTGGCCCGTCTCGAACGATTTGTGACCTTGGCGCCGCTGCACCAGCCCCACAATCTGGCGCCGATCCGTTCGCTGCTGGCGAATTTCCCGACGCTGCCACAGGTTGCCTGCTTCGACACCGCATTTCACCGCACGCATGATGCCGTCGCCGACCATTATGCCATTCCCCATCAACTTCATGCCGAGGGTGTCAGGCGTTATGGTTTTCATGGGCTGTCCTACGAATATATCGCCCGGACGCTGCCGGGCGTGGCGCCCGATATCGCGAAGCGGCGCGTGATCGTTGCCCATCTCGGCAGCGGCGCGTCGATGTGCGCGCTCAAGGACGGACGCAGCGTCGAGAGCACCATGGGTTTCACAGCGCTCGATGGCCTCCCGATGGGAACGCGTCCAGGGCAGATTGATCCCGGCGTGGTGATCTATCTCATCTCCGAGAAAGGGATGTCCGCCTCAAACGTGCAGAACTTCCTTTATCGCGACTGCGGATTGAAGGGGCTCTCCGGTGTCAGCAATGACATGCGCGAGTTGGAGGCGAGCGCCGACCCCAAGGCGAAGCTCGCCGTCGACTATTTCGTCTACCGGATCGGTCTCAGTGCCGGCATGCTCGCGGCGGCCTTGCAGGGCCTCGACGCTTTCGTCTTCACGGCCGGGATCGGCGAGAATTCGGCGAACATTCGCGCGCGCGTGGTCGAGCAGCTCGGATGGCTCGGCGTCACGCTAGATCCCGTCGAGAACGCGCGTAATTCCAGACTGATCTCGCGTTCCGACAGCCGCATCCCCGTCTACGTCGTGCCGACCGACGAGGAACTGATGATCGCACAGCATACGCTGTCGCTGTTGATGAACGGACAATCGACCAATCCAAGGCCAGAGAGGGTGTCATGA
- a CDS encoding alpha/beta hydrolase: protein MNGRSALKRCFVSLILLLVGTALAVAQPFTRRSSQMQHDGLKKTYEIANFRLGGKYDLANPSKWENGGEGGVTLESLGAGKLRTGYIAVGNARRNAAGEITNAVVINSYYSGDSTDMYEQWVKGAALSGGVPIIGPGRPIDTDRYYVIMVDPLGTWGASKPSDGLGIKFPQYSYYDMVQANYRLLRDELKVARVALVTGVSMGGTQTYVWGVMHPEYIGALMPIGGTTQSDGEDPVGNWTFQMMMAAIEGDPVWQATKGDYYNLPKEKHPMPGVAFGWSILGMTGYDFGFRTTQNWAAVQPEIFYWNPPNEKAGLSVTNRAKLYDAVDLVWRNRVGETHNVNPYLGRIQSRTLVMHITNDLWLNFKLAQKAVDRVPGADLIAQESPVAHYGVFPIINQRKNDPKFVAFMDDVAALDRAGMFVDKNYRVPGVAENIDPSKSFWKDFVTYPYPVKYANAKDKIGNTWQIGYMDEYAGTDKDPKVLVIIHGKGAFGGHYGNIMQYALRSGLRVIVPDLPNYGMSGPGNLDKSPARTMQDMREVIYDLVVNQLGVKKAYYLGHSLGGQFVTGYALTWPDAVQGLALEAPSGLEEYPRDITIAKDKKAPLFQPGLGRDFDKWKQIWDQTGILAAEKARDEQSIRDFFYFKKRNPDTGVVSAAKSGYFFSDSEYARFHTEQRVGLTKGNPKELEQWCNVFIFDIYTIGAELQQDDPKNLYERVTQIKAPIFLAFGDKEPFIPTPAFNGLTDLGRDVITPFMTRMTNAGNRPILKIYPETGHFIHTDNPVEYSADVVDFVTKGTVDTSSPLGTDRMIKGSVVSALPVAPTPPGAAPTAGLNK from the coding sequence ATGAACGGGAGAAGCGCACTCAAGCGTTGCTTCGTTAGCCTGATCCTGTTGCTGGTCGGCACCGCGCTCGCGGTCGCCCAGCCATTCACGCGGCGCTCGTCGCAGATGCAGCATGACGGGCTCAAAAAGACCTATGAGATCGCGAACTTCCGGCTTGGCGGCAAGTACGACCTGGCCAATCCCTCCAAATGGGAGAATGGCGGCGAGGGCGGCGTGACGCTGGAATCGCTCGGGGCAGGCAAGCTGCGTACCGGATACATCGCGGTCGGCAACGCGCGGCGCAATGCCGCCGGTGAGATCACCAACGCGGTCGTGATCAATTCCTATTATTCCGGCGATTCCACCGATATGTACGAACAGTGGGTCAAGGGCGCGGCCCTGTCGGGCGGCGTCCCGATCATCGGCCCCGGACGGCCGATCGACACCGACCGCTACTACGTCATCATGGTCGACCCGCTGGGCACGTGGGGCGCAAGCAAACCGTCCGACGGCCTCGGCATCAAGTTTCCGCAGTACAGCTACTACGACATGGTGCAGGCGAACTACCGCCTGCTGCGCGACGAGTTGAAGGTCGCGCGTGTCGCGCTTGTCACGGGCGTCTCCATGGGCGGCACCCAGACCTATGTGTGGGGGGTCATGCATCCCGAATATATCGGCGCCCTGATGCCGATCGGCGGCACCACGCAGTCGGACGGTGAAGACCCCGTCGGCAACTGGACCTTCCAGATGATGATGGCCGCGATCGAGGGCGATCCGGTCTGGCAGGCGACCAAGGGTGACTACTACAATCTGCCCAAGGAGAAGCACCCTATGCCGGGTGTGGCGTTCGGCTGGTCGATCCTGGGCATGACGGGCTACGACTTCGGCTTCCGCACGACCCAGAACTGGGCCGCGGTCCAGCCCGAGATATTCTACTGGAATCCGCCGAACGAGAAGGCCGGTCTGAGCGTCACCAACCGTGCCAAGCTCTATGACGCCGTCGATCTCGTCTGGCGCAACCGGGTCGGTGAGACCCATAACGTCAATCCCTATCTCGGCCGCATCCAGTCGCGCACGCTGGTGATGCACATCACCAACGATCTCTGGCTGAACTTCAAGCTGGCGCAAAAAGCCGTGGATCGCGTGCCGGGCGCGGACCTGATCGCGCAGGAGAGCCCGGTCGCCCATTACGGCGTGTTCCCGATCATCAACCAGCGCAAGAACGATCCGAAGTTCGTCGCCTTCATGGACGACGTCGCGGCCCTCGATCGCGCGGGGATGTTCGTCGACAAGAATTATCGCGTACCGGGCGTCGCCGAAAACATCGATCCGAGCAAGTCCTTCTGGAAGGACTTCGTGACCTATCCCTATCCGGTCAAATACGCCAACGCCAAGGACAAGATCGGCAACACCTGGCAGATCGGCTACATGGATGAGTATGCCGGCACCGACAAAGATCCCAAGGTCCTCGTCATCATCCACGGCAAGGGCGCATTCGGCGGGCACTATGGCAACATCATGCAATATGCGCTGCGGAGTGGCTTGCGTGTGATCGTGCCGGACTTGCCGAACTACGGCATGTCCGGGCCCGGTAATCTCGACAAGAGCCCGGCGCGCACCATGCAGGATATGCGCGAGGTCATCTACGACCTCGTCGTAAACCAGCTTGGCGTCAAGAAAGCCTATTATCTCGGCCACTCGCTGGGCGGCCAGTTCGTCACGGGGTACGCCCTGACCTGGCCAGATGCGGTGCAGGGCCTCGCGCTCGAAGCACCGTCCGGACTCGAGGAATACCCGCGCGACATTACGATCGCGAAAGACAAGAAGGCACCTCTGTTCCAACCGGGACTCGGTCGCGACTTCGACAAGTGGAAGCAGATCTGGGACCAGACCGGCATCCTGGCGGCGGAGAAGGCCCGCGACGAGCAGAGCATTCGTGACTTCTTCTACTTCAAGAAGCGCAACCCCGACACCGGCGTGGTGTCGGCGGCGAAGAGCGGCTACTTCTTCAGCGACAGCGAATATGCGCGCTTCCATACCGAGCAGCGCGTCGGGCTTACCAAGGGCAACCCCAAGGAGCTCGAACAGTGGTGCAACGTCTTCATCTTCGACATCTACACGATCGGAGCCGAGCTCCAGCAGGATGATCCGAAGAACCTTTACGAGCGGGTTACCCAGATCAAGGCGCCGATCTTCCTCGCTTTCGGTGACAAGGAGCCGTTCATCCCGACGCCGGCTTTCAACGGGCTGACCGATCTCGGACGCGACGTCATCACGCCGTTCATGACGCGCATGACCAATGCGGGCAACCGGCCGATTCTGAAAATCTATCCGGAGACCGGGCACTTCATCCATACCGACAATCCGGTGGAATATTCCGCCGACGTCGTGGACTTCGTCACGAAGGGAACCGTCGACACCTCATCGCCCCTCGGCACAGATCGCATGATCAAGGGTTCCGTGGTATCCGCCCTGCCAGTGGCGCCAACACCTCCCGGTGCGGCACCAACCGCCGGTCTCAACAAATAG
- a CDS encoding alpha/beta fold hydrolase, which yields MPRVQAGEIELGWREWGRGEVTVVFIHGNLASKDWIELAAPLFPTGLRVIAIDWRGCGDSDRPKPAADYSNYSMQQHAEDMLAALDMLDIGYCHLATHSTGGIIAARMLLMQPQRFGRVFALDPVTPLGMTFNADQIGLFRAMMASKDLTRTIMATAASSLFVPESMAPNAVPRFREGLKDIQALFDRIIEQTFGVSEGIWIGTPVNLTKERESRELERRMPELKHPHLVLWGEWDGWILPADLHVMAGAMPDCRLVIVPRVGHSMNLEVPALYAGYFGAWFGGLTA from the coding sequence ATGCCACGGGTGCAGGCGGGTGAAATCGAGCTTGGCTGGCGGGAGTGGGGCCGAGGCGAAGTGACCGTCGTCTTCATCCATGGCAATCTCGCCAGCAAGGACTGGATCGAGCTGGCTGCGCCCTTGTTTCCAACGGGCCTGCGCGTCATCGCCATCGACTGGCGCGGCTGCGGGGACAGCGACCGGCCGAAGCCTGCCGCCGATTATTCGAACTACTCCATGCAGCAGCATGCCGAGGACATGCTGGCGGCACTCGATATGCTCGACATCGGTTATTGCCATCTCGCGACGCATTCGACCGGCGGCATCATCGCTGCCCGCATGCTCTTGATGCAGCCGCAGCGTTTCGGGCGCGTGTTCGCACTCGATCCGGTGACGCCGCTCGGCATGACTTTCAATGCCGACCAGATCGGTCTGTTTCGGGCGATGATGGCGAGCAAGGATCTGACACGGACGATCATGGCGACCGCGGCGTCCTCGCTGTTCGTGCCCGAGAGCATGGCGCCGAATGCCGTGCCTCGATTTCGGGAGGGATTGAAGGATATCCAGGCGTTGTTCGACCGCATCATCGAGCAGACCTTTGGCGTCTCCGAGGGCATCTGGATCGGAACGCCGGTCAACCTCACGAAGGAAAGAGAGAGCAGAGAGCTCGAGCGCCGCATGCCGGAGCTGAAGCATCCGCATCTGGTGCTATGGGGCGAATGGGACGGCTGGATTCTGCCAGCCGATCTTCACGTCATGGCCGGTGCGATGCCGGATTGCCGTCTCGTGATCGTGCCTCGCGTCGGGCACTCGATGAATCTCGAAGTACCCGCGCTCTACGCCGGCTATTTCGGCGCTTGGTTCGGAGGACTTACCGCGTAA
- a CDS encoding phosphate acetyltransferase, producing the protein MSADTTQTQPGSKYDRLIAAAKSAPPTSTIVVHPCDETSLRGAIDSASAGIIRPVLVGPERKIKDTAARCDIDVSGFEIVDAAHSDESAAKGVELIHAAKGELLMKGSLHTDELMRAVTAKTGGLRTDRRISHVFVMDVPAYAETIFVTDAAINIFPDLDAKRDIIQNAIDLYNQAGFGKTPRVAILSAVETVTSKIPSTIEAAALCKMADRGQITGGILDGPLAFDNAIDLEAARIKGITSEVAGRAQILMVPDLESGNMLAKNLAYFAKADGAGIVLGARVPVVLTSRADSPRARMASCAVAALYARARRQKAPTVAA; encoded by the coding sequence ATGTCGGCCGACACGACGCAAACCCAGCCCGGCAGCAAGTACGATAGGTTAATTGCGGCGGCGAAGAGCGCGCCGCCAACGTCGACCATCGTGGTGCATCCTTGCGACGAGACCTCGCTGCGCGGCGCCATCGATAGCGCAAGCGCCGGCATTATCCGGCCTGTGCTCGTCGGGCCCGAGCGGAAGATCAAGGATACTGCCGCCCGGTGCGATATCGATGTGTCCGGCTTCGAGATCGTTGATGCCGCGCACAGCGACGAATCCGCGGCCAAGGGCGTCGAGCTCATCCATGCCGCCAAAGGCGAGCTGTTGATGAAGGGCAGCCTGCACACCGACGAATTGATGCGCGCCGTCACCGCCAAGACCGGAGGCTTGCGCACCGACCGACGTATCAGCCATGTCTTCGTGATGGATGTGCCTGCCTATGCAGAGACCATCTTCGTGACGGATGCGGCGATCAACATTTTCCCCGATCTCGACGCCAAACGCGACATCATTCAGAACGCGATCGACCTCTACAACCAGGCAGGGTTCGGCAAGACGCCGCGGGTGGCGATTCTGTCTGCCGTCGAGACGGTGACCTCGAAAATCCCTTCGACCATCGAAGCCGCGGCCCTGTGCAAGATGGCCGATCGCGGCCAGATCACCGGCGGCATCCTCGACGGCCCGCTGGCTTTCGACAATGCCATCGATCTCGAAGCCGCGCGGATCAAGGGCATCACATCCGAGGTCGCCGGCCGCGCCCAGATCCTGATGGTTCCGGACCTTGAGTCCGGCAACATGCTCGCCAAAAATCTCGCCTATTTCGCCAAGGCCGATGGCGCCGGCATCGTGCTCGGTGCGCGCGTGCCCGTCGTGCTGACCTCGCGCGCGGATTCGCCACGTGCGCGGATGGCGTCCTGTGCCGTCGCCGCGCTCTATGCTCGTGCCCGGCGCCAGAAGGCGCCGACGGTTGCCGCGTGA
- a CDS encoding MaoC family dehydratase yields MRIFSDFNEIKSAVGTEIGASDWIEVTQDRINKFAEATCDEQWIHVDQDRARKEAPGGTTIAHGLLSLSLAPLFIRSVMGLKGLRNTLNYGADRIRYLAPVPAGSKLRGRVTIAETEDVPPDGLRVNYHLVIEIEGGKKPACVAELIALHYR; encoded by the coding sequence ATGCGGATATTCAGCGACTTCAACGAGATCAAATCCGCGGTCGGCACCGAGATCGGCGCGAGCGACTGGATCGAAGTGACCCAGGATCGGATCAATAAATTCGCCGAGGCAACCTGTGACGAGCAATGGATCCATGTCGATCAGGATCGCGCCAGGAAGGAAGCGCCCGGCGGCACCACCATCGCTCACGGCCTGCTGTCGCTCTCGCTTGCTCCACTGTTCATTCGATCCGTGATGGGTTTGAAAGGGCTGCGCAATACGCTGAACTATGGCGCGGACCGCATCCGGTATCTGGCGCCGGTGCCGGCAGGCTCAAAGCTCCGCGGCCGCGTCACCATCGCCGAAACCGAGGACGTGCCGCCGGACGGCTTGCGCGTCAACTATCATCTCGTGATCGAGATCGAGGGCGGCAAGAAGCCCGCTTGTGTCGCCGAGCTGATCGCCCTGCACTATCGCTGA
- a CDS encoding CoA transferase subunit A, whose amino-acid sequence MKAVSVEEAVAMIPAGASVMVGGFMGVGTPERLLDELVRQNKTGLSLICNDAATPGKGVGKLFDAALVSRLTATHIGLNPKAQQQMLANQIAVDLVPQGTFVERIRAGGCGLGGVLTPTGVGTLVAEGKRQIEVDGKPFLLETALRAQYALVHAFLADYLGNLAYALTSRNFNPVMAMAADTVIVTAENIVPVGVIAPDHVVTPAPLVDYLITNG is encoded by the coding sequence ATGAAGGCCGTTTCCGTCGAAGAAGCCGTTGCGATGATCCCGGCCGGTGCGAGCGTTATGGTCGGCGGCTTTATGGGCGTCGGAACCCCGGAGCGCCTGCTTGACGAACTCGTGCGCCAGAACAAGACCGGCCTGTCGCTGATCTGCAATGACGCTGCCACCCCCGGCAAAGGCGTCGGCAAGCTGTTCGACGCTGCGCTGGTCTCAAGGCTGACGGCAACGCATATCGGCCTCAATCCGAAGGCGCAGCAGCAGATGCTCGCGAACCAGATCGCCGTCGATCTCGTGCCGCAAGGCACCTTCGTCGAACGCATTCGCGCAGGCGGATGTGGCCTCGGCGGGGTGCTGACGCCGACTGGCGTCGGAACGCTGGTTGCCGAAGGCAAGCGTCAGATCGAGGTGGATGGCAAGCCGTTCCTGCTGGAGACGGCATTGCGGGCGCAGTACGCGCTGGTTCACGCGTTTCTCGCCGACTATCTCGGCAATCTCGCTTACGCACTGACCTCCCGCAATTTCAACCCGGTCATGGCGATGGCTGCCGACACGGTCATCGTCACCGCAGAGAACATCGTGCCCGTCGGTGTCATCGCGCCCGATCACGTCGTGACCCCGGCGCCGCTCGTCGATTACCTCATTACCAACGGGTGA
- a CDS encoding 3-oxoacid CoA-transferase subunit B, which translates to MDPQIIIARRVARELKSGNLVNLGIGIPTLVANYVPADLKVFFQSENGLIGTGPIPEQGMAHPTLTDAGGRPISALPGAATFDSAMSFGLIRGGHVDVTVLGGLQVDAHGLLANWMIPGKMVPGMGGAMDLVSGAKRVIVAMQHAAKGKSKIVKTCNLPLTSARPVHLVVTDMAVIGFADGKATLLETAPGVSVGEVMAVTEAELVIPDNIPEMTI; encoded by the coding sequence ATGGACCCGCAGATCATCATCGCCCGACGCGTCGCCAGGGAGTTGAAGAGCGGAAACCTTGTCAATCTCGGCATCGGCATTCCGACCCTGGTTGCGAATTACGTTCCGGCCGATTTGAAAGTCTTCTTTCAGTCGGAGAACGGACTGATCGGCACCGGGCCGATTCCCGAACAAGGCATGGCGCATCCGACACTGACAGACGCCGGCGGCCGCCCTATCAGCGCGCTCCCGGGTGCGGCGACCTTCGACAGTGCGATGTCGTTCGGACTGATCCGCGGCGGCCATGTCGACGTCACCGTGCTCGGCGGCCTCCAGGTCGATGCGCATGGGCTTCTCGCCAACTGGATGATCCCGGGCAAGATGGTGCCGGGCATGGGCGGGGCGATGGACCTCGTCAGCGGTGCCAAGCGGGTCATCGTCGCCATGCAACACGCCGCGAAGGGCAAGTCGAAGATCGTCAAGACATGCAACTTGCCTCTGACTTCGGCGCGCCCGGTCCATCTGGTCGTGACCGACATGGCGGTTATCGGTTTTGCGGACGGCAAGGCGACGCTGCTCGAGACCGCTCCAGGGGTCAGCGTTGGCGAGGTTATGGCGGTGACAGAGGCCGAATTGGTCATTCCTGACAACATCCCGGAAATGACGATCTGA
- the fabI gene encoding enoyl-ACP reductase FabI, with translation MIPVFPDTKVALKGKKGLVVGIANDQSIAWGCARAFRALGADLAVTYLNDRAKKHVEPLALALEAPIFMPLDVMTEGQTEAVFERITKEWGQLDFLLHSIAFSPKEALHGRVVDVGRDGFLKTMDVSCWSFLRMAHLAEPLMKNGGTMFTMTYYGSQMVVENYNIMGVAKAALEAAVRYAAAELGPKGIRVHAISPGPLATRAASGIPEFDELMDKAQSKAPARSLVSIDDVGNATAFLALDGAKLITGGVLYIDGGYHIID, from the coding sequence ATGATCCCCGTGTTCCCGGATACAAAGGTTGCCCTGAAGGGCAAGAAGGGCCTCGTCGTCGGCATCGCGAACGACCAGTCCATTGCCTGGGGGTGTGCGAGGGCATTTCGTGCGCTTGGGGCCGATCTGGCCGTCACCTACCTCAACGATCGTGCCAAGAAGCACGTCGAGCCGCTCGCGCTGGCGCTGGAGGCGCCGATCTTCATGCCGCTGGACGTGATGACGGAAGGGCAGACCGAGGCGGTGTTCGAGCGGATTACGAAGGAATGGGGACAGCTCGATTTCCTGCTGCATTCGATCGCCTTCTCGCCGAAGGAGGCGCTCCATGGCCGCGTGGTGGACGTCGGCCGCGATGGCTTCCTTAAGACGATGGACGTCTCTTGCTGGTCATTCCTGCGCATGGCGCATCTCGCCGAGCCGCTGATGAAGAACGGCGGCACGATGTTCACCATGACCTACTATGGCAGCCAGATGGTGGTGGAGAACTACAACATCATGGGCGTGGCGAAAGCGGCGCTTGAAGCGGCCGTCCGCTACGCGGCCGCTGAACTTGGTCCAAAGGGGATCCGCGTGCACGCGATCTCGCCCGGCCCGCTCGCCACCCGCGCGGCGTCAGGTATCCCGGAGTTCGACGAGCTCATGGACAAGGCGCAGTCCAAAGCGCCGGCGCGCAGCCTGGTCAGCATCGACGACGTCGGCAATGCCACCGCGTTCCTGGCGCTTGATGGCGCCAAGCTGATCACCGGGGGCGTTCTCTATATCGATGGCGGGTATCACATCATCGACTGA
- a CDS encoding phasin: MAEINLSADNVRAALTEALGRLRKANADYFEMLEKGISSSPLPIANQAKEFCSFMQRNVTATLDLSDKLIHAKDVQDALKLQADFFQEQMRALTDQTKTMGEAAMKAAGGMFSPKS, from the coding sequence ATGGCAGAGATCAATCTATCCGCAGATAACGTCCGTGCGGCGCTGACCGAGGCACTTGGCCGCCTGCGTAAGGCCAACGCCGACTATTTCGAGATGCTGGAGAAAGGGATCAGTTCGTCGCCACTGCCGATCGCGAACCAGGCGAAGGAGTTTTGCAGTTTCATGCAGCGCAATGTCACAGCGACCCTGGACCTCAGCGACAAGCTGATCCATGCCAAGGACGTCCAGGACGCGCTCAAGCTTCAAGCCGATTTCTTCCAGGAGCAGATGCGGGCCCTGACCGACCAGACCAAGACCATGGGTGAGGCGGCGATGAAGGCGGCCGGCGGCATGTTCAGTCCGAAGAGCTGA
- a CDS encoding MarC family protein: protein MRDIATSGLVADFLFGFGALFAIINPYGLAFIFLDKTRGLSEDERASLALRVAGYAFVVLLVSLFLGSQILNFFGVTIPALRIAGGLVVAATGWSMLHAPSGPAGPHEVSSPDHATMKRMAFFPLTIPLTTGPGTIATAIAIGISRTSSLDAMFQSSIVSLLVAFAVTAAIYHAYRKSSAMARLFGEEGTSVVTKLSAFLLVCIGVQIILTGVSEVARSILDSAPRAIQSVETRGPQHQSANATPMLVR, encoded by the coding sequence ATGCGTGATATCGCCACATCGGGGCTCGTTGCCGATTTCCTGTTCGGCTTCGGCGCGCTGTTCGCGATCATCAATCCCTACGGACTGGCCTTCATCTTCCTCGACAAGACGAGAGGTCTTTCTGAAGACGAGCGCGCGAGCCTTGCGCTGCGGGTTGCTGGATATGCCTTCGTGGTCCTGCTGGTGTCGCTGTTTCTGGGCAGCCAGATCCTCAACTTCTTCGGCGTGACGATCCCGGCGCTTCGGATTGCCGGCGGCCTCGTAGTCGCAGCGACAGGCTGGTCCATGCTCCACGCGCCCTCGGGCCCAGCCGGACCTCACGAGGTCTCGTCCCCTGATCATGCGACCATGAAGCGCATGGCCTTCTTTCCCCTCACAATTCCGCTGACGACCGGGCCGGGAACGATCGCGACAGCCATCGCGATCGGGATTAGCCGGACCAGCAGCCTCGACGCGATGTTCCAGTCATCGATCGTTTCGCTTCTGGTGGCGTTCGCCGTGACTGCCGCGATCTATCACGCCTACCGGAAATCGAGCGCAATGGCGCGCCTGTTCGGGGAGGAGGGCACCAGCGTGGTGACGAAACTGTCAGCTTTCCTACTGGTCTGCATCGGCGTGCAGATCATCCTCACCGGCGTATCCGAGGTCGCTCGGTCCATATTGGACAGTGCTCCGCGCGCTATCCAATCGGTGGAAACACGCGGACCGCAACACCAATCGGCCAATGCGACTCCGATGTTGGTCCGGTGA